TTTGAAACTTttggttttctgcagattctggtgttctCGCATGACCTTCTTCGCCTTCGAGAAggtcccctcgcgaacgcgaagagtaaactagtGAGGCTGAAAatctcttcttcgtgaacgcgaaggcctggtcgcgaacgtgaagtgatgggggatttacccttcgcgaacgcaaccgtctcatcgcgaacgtgaagcacttAGGGACGtggggagggttggtcgttccttcatcgcgaatacgagcaatgtctcgcgaacgcgaaggtcaggggatagcctacgcgaatgcgaacacggtctcgtgaacgcgaaggcttggcagccaatgctcttcgcgaacgcgacagtggcatcgcgaacgcgatgcacactgtcgcccagcacttaaaacagaatcaaaacGGGAATTGGCCATTTacttcattttctcaaaaaccaaacggacaagaggcgattttcaagagttgttttcttccccaaagtattggtaagtgattctaaaccattgtttttcaattacccattacattttaagaattatcaacctaaaatctagagttttcatggtagaattaggggttagggtagaaactagggatttcaaaaatttggggatttagacctcaatttgagatcggattccaaaaccaattatatattcgggctcgggggtgaatgggtaaatgaattttggtacgaacctcgggttttgaccaagcgggcctggggtcgatattttgactttttggaggaaaatttgaaaaaattaatttatgcaatataattgatttctttagcaatatttgatattattgagtcatttttgaatagatacgagtggtttggaggtgaattctagaggaaaagttgtgattgagaagtaagtggccttcggagcaaggtaagtgttgtgtctaaccctgacttgagggaattaggaaccttagactatttactatgtgaaattcatatgagcggcgtatatgtgaggtgatgagtacttatgcgccaccaatttacctgttttccatgtttcttccgtTTTTCTTATACTgcctctttcctatgcctaattgctatgtgtttatactagtgttgttaaattcatcattcttatcatgtttacggattttctggtgataattgagaatttatttcaaagttgagattgatattgtagaaccaaatgttgaagtaaggtttgtacttattattctatctccctgttgttatttatgcattgcattatggtaagggagagtgttaatgcactaagggtgatgtcgtgccatattgtgagtgttaatgcacgaagggtgatgccgtgccaaattgtgagtgttaatgcacgaaaggtgatgtcgtgacatgatatgagagtaatgcacgaagggtgatgtcgtgccgtttctattgatttatggtgagattgagaataaaagcacgaagggtgatgccgtgccgtttctattgatttacgGTGAGattgaaagtaaaagcacgaagggtgatgtcgtgcatttttcctttactgtattcattgtttctgttgattcataGTGTATTGGTTgttatcattctgttgtagttccttatctcgtatttcccccagcatgttttcccctcccgaTAATTAttgtctagctcttcattactgttatttgtatatacactgttaaattatactggttgatttgtaggtgtcttgcggcttgtctagcaagtgaaatgttaggcgctatcacggtcccgacAGTGAAAAGGCGTGGGCATAAGGCGGAGCGTTTTACAAATGCCTCAacgaggcgtaagccccgaggcacggGGTGTAAATCCaatgggtatttaatttttaatattttataaaataatataattacaataaatatttataaataggtaaaattacataaaaattgaaggaaactataaatatgtgaaatatatatagATGTGCTCCATCCCcgcaaaaaactagtcaaaaaaatccattatacgctacttacaagcacaagttaCTAGAGttgaaaagaataaaattttcaaaaaagatgactaacctgcaatttgaactttgaacttgttACTATTGAATAGAGATCTCtttgtattttaaaaaaattgattatTCGTAAcggactagcggacaagataaaaaattaaaaaaatcataaattaggGCTTCTagcaataaaaaaaaaagttcttgacttttaaatttaatgtttcagttcctttttaagacttttgagtaattacaagctgacttttgagaatttaggTATTATATtaaggacttattcaacaaatattgttttaatttgaaaaagtatCTGGAGCCTACGCCTCACTATAAAAACGCGTCTTAACGCCCGGATGTACGTCCCGAATTGTTGGGCATACGTCTCTTGAGATGTTTGCCCACCACCATCGCCTCGGGGCATTTTTGGTGTACCTTGCCCTAGGGCTCGCCCGAAAATGTCTTTTAAAACATTGGTCGGTATAAATAGATTATACACTAATTATATAAGATTATACACATAtcatatattaattatatatatatatatatatatatatatatatatatatatatatatatatatatatacactcctCCCAAATTAAGAGGATCTATAATGTTTTTACACTTCCCCTCCAGGGATATTCGAACCCAGGACCTAATAATCGTGGGTGAAGGTGCTTTTACCAACGAGAGTAAGCCTCACTTGTCGTGAGGGATTATTTAGGTTAAGTCtttaagtattttattttatttattatcaaAAGAGGCGCGTGGCGTGCGAGTTGGATATAGAGCGTGAAAGAGTTTTCAACATTTAGAAGTTTTTTCTTTCCACGTAGACATTATAGGAGGAATCCGATGTTTCACTGTTTGAAGAATTAAATCTCGAGCAATACAACTCGTATGATATCACGAGTTAAAGGCGATAATTAGCGAGGTGCCCTTAAAGTTAGGGGGATGAAAATATcataatttctatatttttcaATCTAATTATTAGGGTCACaactcataaataattttttCGTCTTGAGCTATTTCTGTTTGTTATgtttatattttttcttattttatcaattttaaatgTGGAGTACAATTATAAACATTAAAGTTAAAGATTCGTGGGGTGTGAACCTCAACCTTAAGAGGTCAGAAGTTTTGCTTCGCAAAGGCATACGCAGAATTTTTAGTAAACgatgttaaaaataaaaaaaataaaaaaaagaataaattactATAATAAAAATCGGTGTCAGTTTTAATATTATgctcaatatttttattttatatactatatatatatatatataattaataaaaatttcgATGAAGCGGTAATAAAAATTTCGACGAAGCGGTGTCACATGATACCGCTTGTCTCATAGTGTGTCCGCCCCTGTTGCTTCGTAACTTCATCTTTTATGGGTCGTTtgataaggtgtattagtaatgctgaaACTAATAATGATAGAATTTATTATGTTAGGACTATTTCTTATCAATTGTTTGGTTTGGTATACTAAAAATAATATGcatgatataatttttttttaaaattatttgtttaaagaaataCCTTTCATATTCTTTAATGTATTTAAAAAAGGTTTTGAAAGAGCAATTTTACCTTATACATGCTTATTCATGTATTAAAAATTATGGTATTTCTAATGCTATATTTTGCTATGTATAAGAATAGACTGcatatgatgtataactaatacaaattTTAGTTATACATagattaaaaaatattatcaaataaGGGACTAATAATACcaaaacttatatatatatacagaggCGAACCTACACCAGTCCTTGAGGGGTCACGTGAACCCGTTAACATTGACAAAAACCctgtatatatattttatgtataGCTGTATATACTTTGGGGACCCCTTAAATATTTTTCTTGGCCCCCTCATTAACGAAATTATGCCTGGAGCAATGGTCCGCCTCTAAGCATAAGCTCTGCTTCTTGTCATACGATGCGGGTTCGAAACCcgccttttacttcttctttttaaaagtttattttaCTTCTTATAACTGGAATTATATACTAGTACAATAGTACTATTTATTAGTCACTAGTCAACAGTTCactaatttataattttttattttaccttttctcaattcaattatattttaaatttttaatagtTATAGATAATAGTCAATACCCTAATCAAAAGCCCCAAATGTCAATTCCCTAAAGACTAAACCCTTCTCCAGTTCTTCACTTCTTCGGTTCTTCctcaatcaaaaatcaaagctcGCCTCCCGTTAACTCATCTCTCAGGCAGTTACTTCTCACTTCAAAATGGAGAACCCTTCTTCCTCAATCTCAATTCCTCTCATTACTTTGAAAAAATAGCAGGCATCAAATCTCTGATTAGTGCTTCTCTTACTTTGaaacttattttttatttataaattataagaGATTAAGAGCATGGAGAATTGGAGATGGATGTTAATTTACATCCAGTCCACCAACTTGACCTCTTTAAAGATATTAGAGTAAAACTGTagaaagcttaaatatgggctcacaacaAATGACATATGCTTTTGTTTAAATCATTATCTAAATAAATACAATACTAAAATCAAGTCAATAAACAACAGCCAAGATACAGAACTACAGAAGCTATAAACTTGATCAAACACTCGAGAACACACTCACATATTCATAAAGATATATATAGTGCAGAGTTATCATGTAATGAGCAGCAATTGGTTTAAAAATTTTGGTTCAAGAATCTCCAGTAAAGGTATTCTTGGTAAATGGTAATTAGGTAAACCCCAAATCTATTATTCAAATAATTTTGTTTAGGTTGAGCTTCTATTTTCTCTGGAATTTAGTGGTCTCTTAATTTTTTGCTATTTAACTTTAAGAATGgcttctctttctatttttcagACGCTCCAAATTATTTAAGAATGGTTGTTTAAGAATGACTGTCtccatattttttaatttatgtttaaGTTTCTGATTCTTGATATACAAAAAGAAGTCAATTAAGTATTTTGACACGCAATTTCAATTATACTGTGCTAGCAACCAACACTACATTTAAAGGTTAGTGAAAATATTAAGtattaaaatataattaaattatgcaacATAGCTAGAATTTACAAGTAAATGTTAGTGAAGATATCAAGTGGTACTTTTATAGAGTTGTAGTATTAGTATTCAATAAGTTGTATTTGTTTTATTCTTGATAAAAGGGGTGTATTGCTCTATTTATATTGTGTTTGTTTGTATTCTTGATAGACTCTTAAATTTATTGGATTCGTTTTTTGTAGGAAGTTCTTGTTCTTATGAATTGAGATGGACGTATTTTTGACGAAGTTTAATTCTTCTCAACTAATTTCTACTCATAGAAACAATTCCTCTTATCTTATAGAGGAGTTTAATGAGAAATTACTCAATCCCGATCCTGGAGAGAGAGTACCCATTGATAAATATAGTCCTAGAATACGGGATGAAGTAAGAAGATAATACATTCAAAATGGACCTTGTCAACCGGTTGATCATAAGTTTCCTAAGACTTTATTCGGGAATAAAATACGTCAATTTAGTCCGGGTTGGTTTAAAGATTTGTGTTCTAGATGGTTGGAGTATAGTGTGAAGAAAGATGCCGCATTTTATTTATGTTGTTATTTATTCAAAAATGATTATTTTCATGGAAGCACGGGTGACTCTTTCACAAAAACGGGCTTTAAGGCTTGGAATAAAGCTTCGGAAAGACTTGCTTTACATGTTGGTCAAGTAAATAGCCTCCACCACAAGTGTTTCAACAAGATGTTAGACTTATCACATCAATCCCAATCAATTCAAGTTGCTTTTGATAAGCAATCTGAGAAACAAAGAAATGAGCACCAAATTCGTTTAAATGCATCAATCGATGTTGCAAGGTTCCTCTTGTACTTTGGATTGTCTTTTAGAGGTCACGATAAAAGTGATTCTTCAAAAAATAAAGGCCTTTTTCTAGGGCTTTTGGAATGGCTTGCAAAGAGGCTCCCTCAAGTGGATAGAGTCATATTGAAACATGCTCCAAAAAATGATATGATGACTTCGCCAAAAATTCAAAAGGACATTGTGGGTGCTTGTGCACAAGAAACCGTGAAAGTTATAATCAATGATTTAGATGGGGATTATTTCGGGATATTAGTTGATGAGTCCAAGGATATTTCACACCATGAACAAATGGCCCTCGCTTTGCGGTATGTTGACAAAAAAGGCCAAGTAAACGAGCCATTTATTGGTCTTGTTCGTGTTGGTGATACCTCTGCAAAATCTTTGAAGGAAGCAATACTTTCTTTGCTTATAAAACACTCATTAAGTCCATCCAAAATACGCGGACAAGGGTATGATGGAGCTAGTAATATGCAAGGAAAAATGAATGGTCTTAAAGCTTTGATTTTGCAAGAAACTCCTTCGGCACATTGCATTCATTGTTTTGCTCATCAATTACAGTTGACGCTTGTAGCGGTTGCTAAAAAATATAAGGAGGTGAAAACTTTCTTTGCTATAGTTTCTAATGTCTTGAATGTGATTGGAGTATCCTTTAAACGTAGAGATAAACTTCGGGACCATCAAGCAGAATTATTAGAGCAGTTGCTAGAGAGTGGTGAAGTTCAAAGTGGGAAAGAATTAAATCAAGAACGAGGGCTTCAAAGGCCAGGTGACACTCGTTGGGGATCACATTGTAAAATATTAGATaactttgttgtttttttttgcaTCTATTGTTCATGTGCTTGGGGTGATTGAATATGAAGGTTCCGAGGCTAATGATAGATTGCAAGCAGAAGTCTTTTTGAGTAAAATTAATTCATTTGAATTTGTGTTCATGCTTCACTTGATGTTGAAGGTATTATTGATGTCGAACGAGCTGAGTAAAGCTTTACAGAAGAAAGAGCAAGATATTGTCAATGCCATGATATTTCTTAACCTTACAAAGGATAGGTTGCAACAAATGAGAAATGAAGGATGGAAATCATTAATGGATGAAGTCTCTTTGTTTTGTGCTAAACATGACATTTTGGTGCCCAATATGGAAGAATTCTATATTCCTGGAAAGTCAAAGCGTAGGCCTTCTAGTGTTACTTATTCACATCACTTACGTATTGAGCATTTTTACACAGTGATTGATTTGCAACTTTAGGAGCTTAAcagtcattttgatgttgttagtgGTAACTTGCTTCTTGGTATGGCTAGCTTGAATCCAGCTAATTCGTTTGCTAATTTTGATAAGGAAAGAATAATGACATTGGCCAAGTATTATCCAGATGAGTTTGGTGAATTGAAGCTTCGAGATCTTAGTCACCAACTTGACACTTTCATATTGCACATGAAACATGGTGACCCTAGATTCTCGGATTTGAAAGGAATTGGTGATTTGGCAAAAGCGTTGGTTGAAGCAAATCTTGTGGAGGCATATTcacttatttatttacttataaagTTGATTCTAATTTTACCTGTCACGACTGCAACGGTAGAAAGAGCATTCTCATCCATGAAGTACATCAAAGATGAATTGCGTAGTAGTATTGGTGATGTATTTTTAAATGATTGTTTAGTTTGTTACTTTAAAAAAGAAGTATTTGCAAATATAAGCAATGATGTTATTATTGACCGTTTTCAGAGTATGAGAACGCGTCGAGTTCAAGTATAAGTGGATGATGTACTTTTGTTATATTAGTATCAATTAAAGATATTCTATAATATTgaagtttgtattttgatttAAGTTGTGCCTTCTTTAGTTCTCTTTTTGGGACAATAGTAGATTATCGTTTGTATGTCGCGAATTGCTATTAAGGCCACTAAGCTTGTTttacattttaaagtttattCCAGTTTAGTTCATGTGTGCGCAAGGAtgtgcaatattttttttttggaatac
This DNA window, taken from Nicotiana tabacum cultivar K326 chromosome 15, ASM71507v2, whole genome shotgun sequence, encodes the following:
- the LOC107822487 gene encoding uncharacterized protein LOC107822487, which codes for MLDLSHQSQSIQVAFDKQSEKQRNEHQIRLNASIDVARFLLYFGLSFRGHDKSDSSKNKGLFLGLLEWLAKRLPQVDRVILKHAPKNDMMTSPKIQKDIVGACAQETVKVIINDLDGDYFGILVDESKDISHHEQMALALRYVDKKGQVNEPFIGLVRVGDTSAKSLKEAILSLLIKHSLSPSKIRGQGYDGASNMQGKMNGLKALILQETPSAHCIHCFAHQLQLTLVAVAKKYKEVKTFFAIVSNVLNVIGVSFKRRDKLRDHQAELLEQLLESGEVQSGKELNQERGLQRPGSEANDRLQAEVFLSKINSFEFVFMLHLMLKVLLMSNELSKALQKKEQDIVNAMIFLNLTKDRLQQMRNEGWKSLMDEVSLFCAKHDILVPNMEEFYIPGKSKRRPSSELNSHFDVVSGNLLLGMASLNPANSFANFDKERIMTLAKYYPDEFGELKLRDLSHQLDTFILHMKHGDPRFSDLKGIGDLAKALVEANLVEAYSLIYLLIKLILILPVTTATVERAFSSMKYIKDELRSSIGDLPIDVNKTTYMEKKGEAEID